In Cupriavidus taiwanensis, the following are encoded in one genomic region:
- a CDS encoding GGDEF domain-containing protein, whose translation MLHDAGRFLALVNPAIALLLALCFLFAWHHERARSHLLQASACYLLYAAAIGMQVLLPPRDAGGPATIIGALYLGSAVLLLHAMLARIGARPDRCAAVALPLALFGMLAWFDLVQPSLLARVYILNVGVALILLPALAPLAPLRTGRTVDRVLFWVFVVFALQFLPRTLLTAAPPGLQDPAVLPRTAYWLWLQATLTLLLLTLALALLAATAQDVIDDLRHERDTDPLTQLHTRRSLEALAAHQIPPRPGEKLSVLLCDLDYFKFINDNYGHSAGDAVLTQVGRIIAAGIRRRDIAARLGGEEFVVLLPDTPHDAALQLAERLRQTLEQTSMEALPGMRNVTASFGVATLRPGEHLEALLMRADNVLYAAKNNGRNCVEFEREAGLAALA comes from the coding sequence GTGTTGCACGATGCCGGTCGATTCCTGGCACTGGTCAATCCCGCCATTGCCTTGCTGCTTGCGCTCTGCTTCCTGTTCGCATGGCACCACGAGCGCGCGCGGTCCCACCTGCTGCAGGCGAGCGCCTGCTACCTGCTGTACGCCGCGGCGATCGGCATGCAAGTCCTGCTGCCGCCGCGCGACGCGGGTGGCCCCGCCACGATCATCGGCGCGCTCTACCTGGGCAGTGCCGTGCTGCTGCTGCACGCCATGCTGGCGCGCATCGGCGCGCGCCCCGACCGCTGTGCGGCGGTGGCGCTGCCGCTCGCCTTGTTCGGCATGCTGGCGTGGTTCGACCTGGTCCAGCCGAGCCTGCTCGCCCGCGTCTACATCCTGAACGTCGGCGTCGCGCTGATCCTGCTGCCGGCGCTTGCGCCGCTGGCCCCCTTGCGCACCGGCCGCACCGTGGACCGCGTGCTGTTCTGGGTGTTCGTGGTGTTCGCGCTCCAGTTCCTGCCGCGCACGCTGCTGACGGCGGCGCCGCCCGGCCTGCAGGACCCCGCCGTGCTGCCGCGCACCGCCTACTGGCTCTGGCTGCAGGCCACGCTGACCTTGCTGCTGCTCACGCTGGCGCTGGCGCTGCTGGCGGCGACCGCGCAGGACGTGATCGACGACCTGCGCCATGAACGCGATACCGATCCGCTGACCCAGCTGCACACGCGCCGCAGCCTCGAAGCGCTGGCGGCGCACCAGATCCCGCCGCGCCCCGGCGAGAAGCTGAGCGTACTGCTGTGCGACCTGGACTACTTCAAGTTCATCAACGACAACTACGGCCACAGCGCGGGCGATGCGGTGCTGACGCAGGTCGGCCGCATCATCGCCGCGGGCATTCGCCGCCGCGATATCGCCGCGCGCCTGGGCGGCGAGGAATTCGTCGTGCTGTTGCCCGACACCCCGCACGACGCGGCGCTGCAGCTCGCCGAGCGACTGCGCCAGACGCTGGAGCAGACCAGCATGGAGGCGCTGCCGGGCATGCGCAACGTCACCGCCAGCTTCGGCGTGGCCACGCTGCGGCCCGGCGAACACCTGGAAGCGCTGCTGATGCGCGCGGACAACGTGCTCTACGCGGCCAAGAACAACGGCAGGAACTGCGTCGAGTTTGAGCGGGAGGCCGGCTTGGCGGCGCTGGCGTGA
- a CDS encoding RcnB family protein, with amino-acid sequence MKTKKAMPVLLLAASVLAAPFAMAQGGARSSRPMTDPMAASAPAAQSSPYVQVQQWKKGDRLPTEFRDRQYVIDDYKQYNLPAPRKGTRWVGIGAEYYLVAPNGVIQQVGSGS; translated from the coding sequence ATGAAGACCAAGAAAGCGATGCCAGTGCTGTTGCTGGCGGCAAGCGTGCTGGCGGCGCCGTTCGCGATGGCGCAGGGCGGTGCCAGGTCGTCCAGGCCGATGACCGATCCCATGGCGGCGTCCGCGCCGGCGGCGCAGAGCTCACCGTATGTGCAGGTGCAGCAGTGGAAGAAGGGCGACCGGCTGCCCACCGAGTTCCGGGACCGCCAGTATGTGATCGACGACTACAAGCAGTACAACCTGCCGGCGCCGCGCAAGGGTACGCGCTGGGTCGGGATCGGCGCGGAATATTACCTGGTGGCGCCCAACGGCGTGATCCAGCAGGTCGGGTCAGGCTCCTGA
- a CDS encoding GspH/FimT family pseudopilin, with translation MRPTPSRANARRRPACRGFTLIELLCALSVLAILAVAAAPSFAALIAGQRVRSASLDLASALVLARSEAVKRNATVALAPAGAAWTAGWTVSAGAETVRSFGPYGGLTITPSAAGGLALGNDGRLTGAAMTFELAPSGETAATARVCVQVSETGRIASTTGACT, from the coding sequence ATGCGGCCCACTCCTTCCCGCGCCAATGCCCGGCGCCGGCCCGCCTGCCGCGGCTTTACGCTGATCGAGCTGCTGTGCGCCCTGTCGGTGCTGGCGATCCTGGCGGTCGCGGCGGCGCCTTCCTTTGCCGCGCTGATCGCCGGCCAGCGCGTGCGCAGCGCCTCGCTCGACCTGGCCTCGGCGCTGGTGCTGGCGCGCAGCGAGGCGGTCAAGCGCAATGCCACGGTCGCGCTGGCACCGGCCGGCGCCGCCTGGACCGCCGGCTGGACCGTGAGCGCCGGCGCCGAGACGGTACGCTCGTTCGGTCCCTATGGCGGCCTGACCATCACGCCCAGCGCGGCCGGCGGCCTGGCGCTGGGCAACGACGGCCGGCTGACCGGCGCGGCGATGACCTTCGAGCTTGCGCCCAGCGGCGAGACCGCGGCCACGGCGCGCGTGTGCGTGCAGGTCAGCGAGACCGGCCGCATCGCCTCCACCACCGGAGCCTGCACATGA
- a CDS encoding glutamate/aspartate ABC transporter substrate-binding protein gives MKAARVTWPRSSRRPLAAPLAAAVLALCAGAAGAADVAASPTLSKVKSSGTIVIGHRTSSIPFSYYDSNQKVIGFSQDICDRVVDAVKRETGVPGLQVRMVPVTSQNRISLVQNGTVDLECGVTTNLKSRQQQVAFSTTFFVAGTRLLVKKGSLVRDFTDLSGKAVVTNAGTTSERILRRLNDEKQANITIQSAKDYGESFLILQSGRVAAFMMDDVLLSGARTLAANPAEWAVVGTPQSFEAYAFMMRKDDPGFKQVVDGAITGLIRSGEINRLYARWFAAPVPPKHVNFELPMSEPLKKAYANPNDQAFD, from the coding sequence ATGAAAGCAGCACGAGTGACCTGGCCGCGCAGTTCCCGGCGCCCGCTTGCGGCGCCGCTAGCCGCCGCCGTACTGGCGTTATGCGCAGGCGCGGCCGGTGCCGCCGACGTGGCGGCCAGCCCTACGCTCAGCAAGGTCAAGTCGTCGGGCACGATCGTCATCGGCCACCGCACCTCGTCGATTCCGTTTTCGTACTACGACAGCAACCAGAAGGTGATCGGCTTCTCGCAGGACATCTGCGACCGTGTCGTCGATGCGGTCAAGCGCGAGACCGGTGTGCCCGGCCTGCAGGTGCGCATGGTGCCGGTGACCTCGCAGAACCGGATCTCGCTGGTGCAGAACGGCACCGTCGACCTGGAATGCGGCGTCACCACCAACCTGAAGTCGCGCCAGCAGCAGGTAGCGTTCTCGACCACCTTCTTCGTTGCGGGCACGCGCTTGCTGGTAAAGAAAGGCAGCCTGGTGCGCGACTTCACCGACCTGTCCGGCAAGGCGGTGGTGACCAACGCGGGTACCACCTCCGAGCGCATCCTGCGCCGGCTCAATGACGAGAAGCAGGCCAATATCACCATCCAGAGCGCCAAGGACTATGGCGAGTCCTTCCTGATCCTGCAGTCCGGGCGGGTGGCGGCATTCATGATGGACGACGTGCTGTTGTCCGGCGCGCGCACGCTCGCGGCCAATCCCGCGGAGTGGGCGGTGGTGGGCACACCGCAGTCATTCGAGGCCTACGCGTTCATGATGCGCAAGGACGATCCCGGCTTCAAGCAGGTGGTCGACGGCGCCATCACCGGGCTGATCCGCAGCGGCGAGATCAACAGGCTCTACGCCAGGTGGTTTGCCGCGCCGGTGCCGCCCAAGCATGTGAACTTCGAGCTGCCGATGAGCGAGCCGCTGAAGAAGGCCTACGCCAACCCCAACGACCAGGCATTCGACTAA
- a CDS encoding PilW family protein: MTALRSPVPASRRRATRLRQRGISLVELMIGITIGLVLLTALASLYYANSLSRTEFAKSAEQVENGRYALEQIRREVELAGFFGVGNIARGNKAAEPALCATDPAALGFSPAAETVPVALAGYAPGVAAPCLPDLAPGSEVLVVRRVSTTPVAAPAPGSAYLQVSACAQDAQGFVFDASGAAAFGLRTKACDAAQPAELRRAMVRIFYLAGCDRCSNGGDGIPTLKMAELVNGAFQSRSVAQGVQDLHVQYGVDQDSNGSADCYVTDPRADNSAVCTAVPGYDWGVPINNLANVTTVRVHLLARTLKPSGGHTDKRTYELGRAAAAGPFNDGYKRHVYAQVARLVNVAGLREQ; the protein is encoded by the coding sequence ATGACCGCGCTGCGTTCGCCCGTGCCTGCATCCCGGCGCCGCGCCACGCGCCTGCGCCAGCGCGGCATCTCGCTGGTCGAGCTGATGATCGGCATCACCATCGGCCTGGTGCTGCTGACCGCGCTGGCCAGCCTGTATTACGCCAACAGCCTGTCTCGCACCGAGTTCGCCAAGTCGGCCGAACAGGTCGAGAACGGGCGTTACGCGCTCGAGCAGATCCGGCGCGAAGTGGAGCTGGCGGGGTTCTTCGGCGTGGGCAATATCGCGCGCGGCAACAAGGCCGCTGAGCCGGCGCTGTGCGCGACCGACCCGGCCGCGCTGGGCTTCTCGCCCGCCGCCGAAACCGTGCCGGTGGCGCTGGCCGGCTATGCGCCCGGCGTCGCCGCCCCATGCCTGCCGGACCTGGCGCCGGGCTCCGAGGTGCTGGTGGTGCGGCGCGTGTCGACCACGCCGGTGGCGGCGCCGGCGCCGGGATCGGCCTACCTGCAGGTCTCGGCGTGCGCGCAGGACGCGCAGGGCTTTGTTTTCGATGCCAGCGGCGCGGCGGCCTTCGGGCTGCGCACCAAGGCTTGCGATGCGGCGCAGCCGGCCGAACTGCGCCGGGCCATGGTGCGCATCTTCTACCTGGCCGGCTGCGACCGCTGCAGCAACGGCGGCGACGGCATTCCCACGCTGAAGATGGCCGAGCTGGTCAACGGCGCGTTCCAGTCGCGCTCGGTGGCGCAGGGCGTGCAGGACCTGCATGTGCAATACGGGGTGGACCAGGACAGCAACGGCTCCGCCGACTGCTATGTGACCGACCCGCGCGCCGACAACAGCGCGGTGTGCACCGCCGTGCCGGGCTATGACTGGGGCGTGCCGATCAACAACCTGGCCAATGTCACCACCGTGCGCGTGCACCTGCTGGCGCGCACGCTCAAGCCCAGCGGCGGCCATACCGACAAGCGCACCTATGAACTCGGCCGCGCGGCGGCCGCGGGGCCGTTCAACGACGGCTACAAGCGCCACGTCTACGCCCAGGTGGCGCGGCTGGTCAACGTGGCCGGGTTGCGCGAGCAATGA
- a CDS encoding type IV pilin protein gives MPCRGRPPHGFTLIELMITVAVIAILAAVAIPNYSRYVVRSNRAAIESFMLEVSGAQERFLVDNRAYAASLGALGMSVPAGLDTRYDVAVTPNAAPPPGYRIVAAPKGSQLSDTDCGTLTLTSAGAKSASGAGTGCWN, from the coding sequence ATGCCATGCCGGGGCAGGCCGCCGCATGGCTTCACGCTGATCGAGCTGATGATCACCGTGGCGGTCATCGCCATTCTGGCCGCCGTTGCCATTCCCAACTACAGCCGTTACGTGGTGCGCTCCAATCGCGCGGCGATCGAGTCGTTCATGCTCGAGGTCTCGGGCGCGCAGGAGCGTTTCCTGGTCGACAACCGCGCCTATGCCGCCAGCCTCGGTGCGCTCGGCATGTCGGTGCCCGCGGGGCTGGATACCCGCTACGACGTCGCCGTGACCCCCAATGCGGCGCCGCCGCCCGGCTACCGCATCGTCGCGGCGCCCAAGGGCAGCCAGCTCAGCGACACCGATTGCGGCACGCTGACGCTGACCAGCGCGGGCGCCAAATCCGCGTCCGGCGCCGGCACCGGCTGCTGGAACTGA
- a CDS encoding collagen-like protein — translation MQHLDLKRAAIPLACLAMLLAGCGGGGGDSNTAGAGPAASVPGPAGANGKTILSGTNAPTADMGTDGDFYLNVSSSTLHGPKAGGEWPAGVSLVGPQGVAGAPGATLLHGAADPTAADGGVGSFYLNTTTNTLFGPKTAEGWPAGISVVGLTGPVGPAGPAGETGGQGEKGEKGEKGDPGDPGDPGPQGETGEKGEPGEPGKGGAVYTANFAVTAPPGGVGTYVMTGSGLTLQSTDPYFGAVMPVACEGGFTLTAILAGEVPSHAQYTVTAHRVASGTALDQVSVQPITDATQCVLDNDTRSCSAPATTPVAANDVVQVQVSGNKAFNWNGGLYVNLSCKPCD, via the coding sequence ATGCAACATCTCGACCTGAAACGCGCGGCGATTCCGCTCGCCTGCCTTGCCATGCTGCTCGCCGGTTGCGGCGGCGGCGGTGGCGATTCCAACACCGCCGGGGCTGGCCCGGCGGCCAGCGTGCCCGGACCTGCGGGCGCCAATGGCAAGACCATCCTGTCCGGCACCAATGCGCCGACCGCGGACATGGGCACGGATGGCGATTTCTACCTCAATGTCTCCAGCTCGACGCTCCACGGCCCCAAGGCCGGCGGGGAGTGGCCCGCCGGCGTGTCGCTGGTCGGCCCGCAGGGCGTGGCCGGGGCGCCGGGCGCGACGCTGCTGCATGGCGCGGCCGATCCGACCGCCGCCGACGGCGGGGTGGGCAGCTTCTACCTGAATACCACCACCAATACGCTGTTCGGCCCGAAGACGGCCGAAGGATGGCCCGCCGGGATCTCGGTGGTCGGCCTGACCGGCCCGGTCGGGCCCGCAGGGCCTGCCGGAGAGACAGGCGGGCAGGGCGAGAAGGGCGAGAAGGGAGAAAAGGGCGACCCCGGCGACCCAGGCGATCCGGGCCCGCAAGGCGAGACCGGCGAGAAAGGTGAGCCGGGCGAGCCCGGCAAGGGCGGCGCCGTCTATACCGCCAACTTCGCCGTCACGGCCCCGCCGGGCGGCGTCGGCACCTATGTCATGACCGGTTCCGGGCTGACGCTGCAGAGTACCGACCCGTACTTCGGCGCGGTGATGCCGGTGGCCTGCGAGGGCGGCTTCACGCTGACCGCGATCCTGGCGGGCGAGGTGCCGTCCCACGCGCAGTACACGGTCACGGCGCACCGGGTGGCGAGCGGCACGGCGCTGGACCAGGTCAGCGTACAGCCCATCACCGACGCGACCCAATGCGTGCTCGACAACGACACGCGCAGCTGCTCCGCGCCGGCCACCACGCCGGTGGCGGCCAACGACGTGGTCCAGGTGCAGGTCAGCGGCAACAAGGCCTTCAACTGGAACGGCGGGCTGTACGTGAACCTGTCGTGCAAGCCCTGCGACTGA
- a CDS encoding pilus assembly PilX family protein has product MMKSGDGALCRRQSGVTLVVTLVFMVMFLLIAVAMVNSGLINVKVAANQQHSAEARDVAQQAIEQVISDDFTKSPVAVDVPVDVTGDGTADYVAQVAAPTCVTSKPVAKVIDPEKHPEDAECTLGSSTGNGNLVEGPGGASVVSSLCNDTQWDVAATVNDANNTGTVATVHQGVAVRTLYGSTCP; this is encoded by the coding sequence ATGATGAAGTCAGGCGACGGCGCGCTGTGCCGCAGGCAATCCGGGGTCACGCTGGTGGTGACGCTGGTGTTCATGGTGATGTTCCTGCTGATCGCGGTGGCGATGGTCAACTCGGGGCTGATCAACGTCAAGGTGGCGGCCAACCAGCAGCACAGCGCCGAGGCGCGCGACGTCGCGCAGCAGGCGATCGAGCAGGTGATCAGCGACGACTTCACCAAGTCGCCGGTGGCGGTGGACGTGCCGGTCGACGTGACCGGCGACGGCACCGCGGACTACGTGGCGCAGGTGGCCGCGCCGACCTGCGTGACCAGCAAGCCGGTGGCCAAGGTGATCGACCCGGAGAAGCACCCGGAGGATGCCGAATGCACGCTGGGCAGCAGCACCGGCAACGGCAACCTGGTCGAGGGCCCCGGCGGTGCCAGCGTGGTCAGTTCGCTTTGCAACGATACGCAGTGGGACGTCGCCGCCACCGTCAACGACGCCAACAACACCGGCACGGTCGCGACGGTGCACCAGGGCGTGGCGGTGCGCACGCTGTATGGCTCCACCTGCCCCTGA
- the pilV gene encoding type IV pilus modification protein PilV, producing MTRILSRTPSPRRRPRARRAQAGFLLIEVLVAVVILLVALLGTAGLVARSGQTEMESYQRVQALALLQDMAARLNANRQVAACYANGAAGMQLGSAAAPPAACTQGSAAQNATANADLQAWNAALLGSAEMRPGASAGNPAQAVGAMIGARGCIDTVDAINQVYRITVAWQGLATTGAPALACGKDQYGNDAYRRAVSTQIRIGTLGTVS from the coding sequence ATGACGCGCATCCTTTCGCGCACGCCTTCGCCGCGGCGGCGCCCGCGTGCGCGCCGCGCGCAGGCCGGCTTCCTGCTGATCGAAGTGCTGGTGGCGGTGGTGATCCTGCTGGTCGCGCTGCTGGGCACCGCCGGACTGGTGGCGCGCTCGGGGCAGACCGAGATGGAGTCCTACCAGCGCGTGCAGGCGCTGGCGCTGCTGCAGGACATGGCGGCGCGCCTGAATGCCAACCGCCAGGTGGCGGCGTGCTATGCCAACGGCGCCGCCGGCATGCAGCTGGGCAGCGCGGCCGCGCCGCCGGCCGCGTGCACGCAGGGCAGCGCCGCGCAGAACGCCACCGCCAACGCCGACCTGCAGGCGTGGAACGCGGCCCTGCTCGGCAGCGCCGAGATGCGCCCGGGCGCCAGCGCCGGCAATCCCGCACAGGCCGTCGGCGCGATGATCGGCGCGCGCGGCTGCATCGACACCGTCGACGCCATCAACCAGGTCTACCGCATCACCGTGGCATGGCAGGGGCTGGCCACTACCGGCGCGCCGGCGCTGGCGTGCGGCAAGGACCAGTACGGCAACGACGCCTATCGCCGCGCGGTCAGCACGCAGATCCGCATCGGCACCCTCGGGACCGTGTCATGA
- a CDS encoding MurR/RpiR family transcriptional regulator — MPPDSLTPSPQAPPQDLDALLALLRSSFPTLSTQFQGGARYLLDHPQDVPVLSMRKIAASAGVQPATLVRLSQHLGFEGWQAMRELFVDALRGGTQPYARRARKVVRESSAGRMLGEMLEAQHQNLDRIAASNEKTLPQAAELLSHAACVHVAGFRSCFPIAFTFHYVYRLFRSTVHLIRADAGTLEMELRGLAPKDAVVVVSFAPYSQESIRVAEAARACGCKVIALTDSTVAPIALAADCTLLFSVESPSFFPSITAGVAVVEALVEQLLARKGKGAIRALEQAEGELHRTGAYVTAGRG; from the coding sequence ATGCCGCCCGACAGCCTAACCCCATCGCCGCAAGCGCCGCCGCAGGACCTGGACGCCCTGCTGGCGCTGCTGCGCAGCAGCTTCCCCACGCTCAGCACGCAATTCCAGGGCGGCGCCCGCTACCTGCTCGACCATCCGCAGGACGTGCCGGTGCTGTCGATGCGCAAGATCGCGGCCAGCGCAGGGGTGCAGCCGGCCACGCTGGTGCGGCTGTCGCAGCATCTGGGCTTCGAGGGCTGGCAGGCCATGCGCGAGCTGTTCGTCGACGCGCTGCGCGGCGGCACCCAGCCGTATGCACGCCGTGCGCGCAAGGTAGTGCGCGAAAGCAGCGCCGGACGCATGCTGGGCGAGATGCTTGAAGCGCAGCACCAGAACCTGGACCGGATCGCCGCCAGCAACGAGAAGACGCTGCCGCAGGCGGCCGAGCTGCTGTCGCACGCGGCCTGCGTGCATGTGGCCGGTTTTCGCTCGTGCTTCCCGATCGCGTTCACCTTCCACTATGTCTACCGGCTGTTCCGCAGCACCGTCCACCTGATCCGCGCCGATGCCGGCACGCTGGAGATGGAGTTGCGCGGCCTGGCGCCCAAGGATGCGGTGGTGGTGGTCAGCTTCGCCCCGTACTCGCAGGAAAGCATCCGCGTGGCCGAGGCCGCGCGCGCATGCGGCTGCAAGGTGATCGCGCTGACCGACAGCACGGTGGCGCCGATCGCGCTGGCGGCGGACTGCACACTGCTGTTCTCCGTGGAAAGCCCGTCGTTCTTCCCGTCGATCACGGCCGGCGTGGCCGTGGTCGAGGCGCTGGTCGAACAACTGCTGGCGCGCAAGGGCAAGGGCGCGATCCGCGCGCTGGAGCAGGCCGAGGGCGAACTGCACCGGACCGGGGCGTATGTGACCGCCGGACGCGGCTGA
- a CDS encoding HdeD family acid-resistance protein has protein sequence MARLVMILLGVDYLRTRWRGLLWLGCASVLLGIVLFVDALDNAIYFPMTPFAVVLLLEGLATLVVARSGIGGQRTLRQVKGAAFCLAAVLILAGHHHGHFLLSMIFATLFLADGVLQIVSARVVRFRTWRLAMAVGVFEIVVAIFFYQPYPTHYVGTVPYCLGLGLIFGGWNLLLLASRLRRLDHNPGMDPADGAQENAAQASDAAGDAPELTLWDGPPGPGEHALTVHVWTPVGSARGEARRQPLVDRYIAAVDRDGVISTGHAALESPEGIYISLYPAEEIDRSPADFTRILRATRENDVPGKFQPDYPTEARAWCPSTVQVRIRNYDPGRLRRFWDAYRQDTTYNLTYRNCSSTVSHALEAALEGASARVWRQARGWRPLWRLLATPELWVAAQIRKRAKTMAWTPGLTLDYARALSMLADPRPSGWASMTRMALGQMRRQRQDWRHAAQAGAGRSHAANAANAANAANAANAANAANAGNANSARPGAND, from the coding sequence ATGGCAAGACTGGTAATGATTTTGCTGGGCGTGGACTACCTGCGCACGCGCTGGCGCGGCCTGTTGTGGCTGGGATGCGCCAGCGTGCTGCTGGGCATCGTGCTGTTTGTCGATGCACTGGACAACGCCATCTACTTCCCGATGACGCCGTTCGCGGTGGTGCTGCTGCTCGAAGGACTGGCCACGCTGGTGGTGGCGCGCAGCGGCATCGGCGGGCAGCGCACGCTGCGCCAGGTCAAGGGCGCGGCGTTCTGCCTTGCCGCGGTGCTGATCCTGGCCGGCCACCATCACGGCCACTTCCTGCTGTCGATGATCTTCGCCACGCTGTTCCTGGCCGACGGCGTGCTGCAGATCGTGTCGGCGCGGGTGGTGCGCTTTCGCACCTGGCGCCTGGCGATGGCCGTCGGCGTGTTCGAGATCGTGGTCGCGATCTTCTTCTACCAGCCGTACCCTACCCACTACGTCGGCACCGTGCCGTATTGCCTGGGCCTGGGACTGATCTTCGGCGGCTGGAACCTGCTGCTGCTGGCGTCGCGCCTGCGCCGGCTGGACCATAACCCCGGCATGGACCCGGCCGATGGGGCGCAGGAGAATGCCGCGCAGGCTTCCGACGCCGCCGGCGACGCGCCCGAACTGACCCTGTGGGACGGCCCGCCGGGGCCCGGCGAGCATGCGCTGACGGTGCACGTGTGGACCCCGGTCGGCTCCGCGCGCGGCGAGGCGCGCCGCCAGCCGCTGGTGGACCGCTATATCGCCGCGGTGGACCGCGACGGCGTTATCTCCACCGGCCATGCCGCGCTGGAATCGCCCGAGGGCATCTACATCAGTCTGTACCCGGCCGAAGAGATCGACCGCTCGCCTGCCGACTTCACCCGCATCCTGCGCGCCACCCGCGAGAACGACGTGCCAGGCAAGTTCCAGCCGGACTACCCGACCGAGGCGCGCGCCTGGTGCCCGTCGACGGTACAGGTGCGCATCCGCAACTACGATCCCGGGCGCCTGCGCCGCTTCTGGGACGCGTATCGCCAGGACACCACCTACAACCTGACCTACCGCAATTGCTCCAGCACGGTCTCGCACGCGCTGGAAGCGGCGCTGGAAGGCGCTTCGGCCCGGGTCTGGCGCCAGGCCAGGGGCTGGCGGCCGCTGTGGCGCTTGCTGGCCACGCCCGAGCTATGGGTGGCGGCGCAGATCCGCAAGCGCGCCAAAACCATGGCGTGGACTCCCGGCCTGACGCTGGATTACGCGCGCGCGCTCAGCATGCTGGCCGATCCGCGGCCGTCCGGGTGGGCCAGCATGACCCGCATGGCGCTGGGGCAGATGCGGCGCCAGCGCCAGGACTGGCGCCACGCGGCGCAGGCCGGCGCGGGACGCAGCCACGCCGCCAATGCCGCCAATGCCGCCAATGCCGCCAATGCCGCCAATGCCGCCAATGCCGCCAATGCCGGCAACGCAAATAGTGCCAGGCCGGGCGCGAACGATTAA
- a CDS encoding two pore domain potassium channel family protein, whose amino-acid sequence METSAEHYSLALLCAAVLTVTVVGIHYEALRLLSAMHPRRWSGRMNIGVLIVCIILVHCLEALLFAAGFWFADRVLGLGGLVGVAVPGVDASGVRAQPGALLYAYFALETFTTQSLGDIVPVGATRLIASIEPLVGLILIGWSTSFTYVMMRRDWELEDEGGKHRRG is encoded by the coding sequence ATGGAAACCTCCGCCGAACATTATTCGCTGGCCCTGCTGTGCGCCGCCGTGCTGACCGTGACCGTGGTCGGCATCCACTACGAGGCGCTGCGCCTGCTGTCCGCGATGCACCCGCGGCGCTGGAGCGGGCGCATGAATATCGGCGTGCTGATCGTCTGCATCATCCTGGTCCATTGCCTCGAGGCGCTGCTGTTCGCCGCGGGCTTCTGGTTCGCCGACCGCGTGCTGGGCCTGGGCGGACTGGTCGGCGTGGCGGTGCCAGGCGTCGACGCCTCCGGCGTGCGCGCGCAGCCGGGCGCGCTGCTCTATGCCTATTTCGCCCTGGAAACCTTTACCACGCAGAGCCTGGGCGATATCGTTCCGGTGGGCGCCACCCGCCTGATCGCCAGTATCGAGCCGCTGGTCGGCCTGATCCTGATCGGCTGGTCGACCTCGTTCACCTACGTCATGATGCGCCGCGACTGGGAACTGGAAGACGAAGGCGGCAAGCATCGCCGCGGCTAA